Genomic window (Streptomyces sp. SLBN-31):
ATCATCACCGAACCCGGGAAGATCGAGATCGGCTCGCTGCCCGATCCGGCACCCGGTCCGCGTGAGGTCGTCGTCGCCGTCGCCGGTACCGGCATCTGCGGCACGGACCTGCATATCCTGGACGGCGAGATCGCCCGCTCCTTCCCAGTCGTCCCCGGCCACGAGTTCGCCGGAGAGGTCGTCGCCGTGGGCCGCGAGGTCACCGAGGTGCGCACGGGCGACCACGTGGCGGTCAACCCGTCCATCCACTGCGGCGAGTGCTACTACTGCGGCCGAGCTCGTGCCAATCTATGCGAGCGATGGGAGTCCATCGGCATCACCAAGCCGGGCGGTGCCGCGGAGTACGCACTCGCGCCAGTCAAGAACTGCTTCGTCCTTCCCGAAGGCGTCTCCACGGCCGACGCGGCCCTGATCGAGCCGCTCGGCTGCGCCGTACGTGGATTCGACGTACTGTCCCACCGGCTGGGCGACCACTACCTCATCTACGGGGCCGGCACCATGGGTCTGATGATGATGGAGCTGGCCAAGCGGGCCGGCGCCGCGAGCGTGACAGTCGTGGACCCCAACCCCAGCCGACTTGAGACAACTCGCCTGCTGGGCTGCACGGCAGCCGTCACCGCTGCCGGGGAAGCGAACCGTCCACGAGGCTGGGACATCGTCATCGACTGCACCGGGGTCGTCGCCGCGATCGAGGACGGCCTGTCCCGGGTGGAGCGCGGCGGCACCTTCCTCCAGTTTGGTGTCGCCTCCCCCGAGGCCAAGGCCGCCATCGAACCGTTCCGGATCTACAACCACGAGATCACCATCACCGGGTCCATGGCCCTGCTCAACAGCTTCGACCGCGCCGGTGCCCTGTTCGCCGCCGGACTCCTGCGTCCGGACGTCCTCATCAGCCACCGGTTCTCCCTGGACGAGTACAAGCAGGCGGTCGACCTCTTCAAGCAGGGCATGGGCCGCAAGATCCAGATCCAGCCGAACGGGCCGGCCCGGTGACGTCTTCTCCCGTCCCCCACGCTGGCACACCCACCCAAGGCCACTGGACGTTCACCACTCTGGTGGAACGCGCCCGCTCTCTCGCGCGCTCCGGGCGCCGGGTTGTCCTGGGCATCGCCGGGCCGCCCGGAGCCGGCAAATCCACCCTCGCCCACCGGCTGGCCGCCGAACTCGGCGCCGA
Coding sequences:
- a CDS encoding zinc-dependent alcohol dehydrogenase family protein, with product MKAAIITEPGKIEIGSLPDPAPGPREVVVAVAGTGICGTDLHILDGEIARSFPVVPGHEFAGEVVAVGREVTEVRTGDHVAVNPSIHCGECYYCGRARANLCERWESIGITKPGGAAEYALAPVKNCFVLPEGVSTADAALIEPLGCAVRGFDVLSHRLGDHYLIYGAGTMGLMMMELAKRAGAASVTVVDPNPSRLETTRLLGCTAAVTAAGEANRPRGWDIVIDCTGVVAAIEDGLSRVERGGTFLQFGVASPEAKAAIEPFRIYNHEITITGSMALLNSFDRAGALFAAGLLRPDVLISHRFSLDEYKQAVDLFKQGMGRKIQIQPNGPAR